In a single window of the Streptomyces sp. NBC_00353 genome:
- a CDS encoding alpha-mannosidase, with the protein MHDERRRIEERVERIHDQRIKPAVYSASVPLMVEAWQAPGEPVPFAEAADAAYEPFAMGTPWGPPWGTTWFRMRGRVPAEWAGKRVETVMDLGFVGDWPGNQAEALVHVPDGRPLKAVNPQNQYVPVANPAVGGEEIHYLVEAASNPDILANDFIGPTPLGDRLTAGDKPLYTFKRADLAVLDEDVWHLSLDLQVLRELMLELEAHDPRRHEIMTCLDRALDALDLDDISGTAADARAVLKEALAKPAHASAHRMSAVGHAHIDSAWLWPIRETKRKTSRTFSNVTALAEEYNEFVFACSQAQQYEWVRDNYPHVWARIQQAVKNGQWAPVGGMWVESDGNLPGGEAIARQLIHGKRFFIEHFGIETKGVWLPDSFGYNAAYPQLAKLAGNEWFLTQKLSWNQTNKLPHHSFWWEGVDGTRIFTHFPPVDTYNAEFSGKEMAHAVRNYQDKGVGTRSLAPFGHGDGGGGPTREMLERARRLADLEGSAKVTVEHPDTFFAEAAKEVPKDQVWSGELYLELHRATYTSQARTKQGNRRSEHLMREAELWATTAALHAPGYRYPHEKLDRLWKTVLLHQFHDILPGSSIAWVHREAEAEYARVAAEVQELTTEALAALSGGEGLSVFNTAPRDRAEVVTVPAGTAADGQQLADGSVAVYTEVPASGIAPLGASGAAPQPVTVEGRVLDNGLVRVEVAANGTIASVRDLVAGREVLAPNAAGNLLRLHSDLPNYWDAWDIDKHYRNRYTDLTEAESVTVSEEGPLLGALRVERSFGKGSRIVQRIVVRAGSRRIDIETEIDWHEAEKILKAAFPVDVRADHSRAEIQFGHVQRPTHTNTSWEAARFEVYGHRWVHIGEPGYGVAVINDSTYGHDVSRTTRETDGGTTTTVRLSLVRAPRVPDPGADQGKHRFTYALLPGATVEDAVAEGYALNLPLRVGAAASATPVVTSDNPAVTVEAVKLADDGSGDVVVRLYESLGGRAQAVLRPGFPLGKVQVTDLLERPLAGQPAEVSAAREGEVAVTLRPFQILTVRLTPAG; encoded by the coding sequence ATGCACGACGAACGCCGCCGGATCGAGGAGCGCGTCGAACGCATCCACGACCAGCGCATCAAGCCGGCCGTCTACTCCGCCTCCGTCCCGCTCATGGTCGAGGCCTGGCAGGCGCCCGGCGAGCCGGTGCCCTTCGCCGAGGCCGCGGATGCCGCGTACGAACCCTTCGCGATGGGCACGCCGTGGGGCCCGCCGTGGGGCACCACCTGGTTCCGGATGCGCGGCCGGGTGCCGGCCGAGTGGGCCGGCAAGCGTGTCGAGACGGTGATGGACCTGGGCTTCGTCGGCGACTGGCCGGGCAACCAGGCCGAGGCGCTGGTGCACGTGCCGGACGGCCGCCCGCTGAAGGCCGTCAACCCGCAGAACCAGTACGTCCCGGTCGCCAACCCGGCCGTCGGCGGCGAGGAGATCCACTACCTGGTGGAGGCCGCCTCCAACCCGGACATCCTCGCCAACGACTTCATCGGCCCCACTCCGCTGGGCGACCGGCTCACTGCCGGTGACAAGCCGCTGTACACCTTCAAGCGCGCCGATCTCGCCGTACTGGACGAGGACGTCTGGCATCTGTCACTGGACCTGCAGGTGCTGCGCGAGCTGATGCTGGAGCTCGAGGCGCACGACCCGCGCCGGCACGAGATCATGACGTGTCTGGACCGCGCCCTGGACGCGCTGGACCTGGACGACATCTCCGGCACCGCGGCCGACGCCCGCGCCGTGCTGAAGGAGGCCCTGGCCAAGCCCGCGCACGCCAGTGCGCACCGGATGTCGGCCGTCGGGCATGCGCACATCGACTCGGCGTGGCTGTGGCCGATCCGTGAGACCAAGCGCAAGACCTCCCGCACCTTCTCCAACGTCACGGCGCTGGCCGAGGAGTACAACGAGTTCGTCTTCGCCTGCTCGCAGGCCCAGCAGTACGAGTGGGTGCGCGACAACTACCCGCACGTGTGGGCCCGTATCCAGCAGGCCGTGAAGAACGGGCAGTGGGCGCCGGTCGGCGGCATGTGGGTGGAGTCGGACGGCAACCTGCCGGGCGGTGAGGCCATCGCCCGCCAGCTGATCCACGGCAAGCGGTTCTTCATCGAGCACTTCGGCATCGAGACCAAGGGCGTGTGGCTGCCGGACTCCTTCGGCTACAACGCCGCCTACCCGCAGCTGGCGAAGCTCGCCGGCAACGAGTGGTTCCTCACCCAGAAGCTGTCGTGGAACCAGACCAACAAGCTGCCCCACCACTCGTTCTGGTGGGAGGGCGTGGACGGCACCCGGATCTTCACTCACTTCCCGCCGGTGGACACCTACAACGCCGAGTTCTCCGGCAAGGAGATGGCGCACGCGGTGCGCAACTACCAGGACAAGGGCGTCGGCACCCGCTCGCTGGCCCCGTTCGGGCACGGTGACGGCGGTGGCGGCCCCACCCGGGAGATGCTGGAGCGCGCCCGCCGGCTCGCCGACCTCGAGGGCTCGGCGAAGGTGACGGTCGAGCACCCGGACACCTTCTTCGCGGAGGCGGCGAAGGAGGTTCCCAAGGACCAGGTGTGGTCCGGTGAGCTGTATCTGGAGCTGCACCGCGCCACGTACACCTCACAGGCGCGCACCAAGCAGGGCAACCGGCGCAGCGAGCACCTGATGCGCGAGGCGGAGCTGTGGGCGACGACGGCCGCGCTGCACGCGCCGGGCTACCGCTATCCGCACGAGAAGCTGGACCGGCTGTGGAAGACGGTGCTGCTGCACCAGTTCCACGACATCCTGCCGGGCTCCTCGATCGCCTGGGTCCATCGCGAGGCAGAGGCGGAGTACGCTCGGGTCGCGGCCGAGGTGCAGGAGCTGACGACCGAGGCACTGGCGGCGCTTTCCGGTGGTGAAGGCCTGTCGGTGTTCAACACCGCTCCGCGCGACCGCGCCGAGGTCGTCACGGTGCCCGCGGGCACAGCGGCCGACGGCCAGCAGCTGGCCGACGGCTCGGTGGCCGTGTACACCGAGGTCCCGGCGAGCGGCATCGCACCGCTCGGCGCGTCGGGGGCCGCCCCGCAGCCGGTGACCGTCGAGGGCCGGGTGCTGGACAACGGCCTGGTGCGGGTGGAAGTCGCCGCGAACGGCACCATCGCCTCCGTCCGCGACCTGGTGGCCGGCCGTGAGGTGCTGGCGCCGAACGCTGCCGGCAATCTGCTGCGCCTGCACAGCGACCTGCCCAACTACTGGGACGCCTGGGACATCGACAAGCACTACCGGAACCGCTACACGGACCTCACCGAGGCCGAGTCGGTCACTGTGTCGGAGGAGGGCCCGCTGCTCGGCGCGCTGCGGGTGGAGCGCTCCTTCGGCAAGGGCTCACGGATCGTCCAGAGGATCGTGGTACGTGCGGGCAGCCGCCGGATCGACATCGAGACGGAGATCGACTGGCACGAGGCGGAGAAGATACTCAAGGCCGCCTTCCCGGTCGACGTCCGGGCCGACCACTCCCGCGCCGAGATCCAGTTCGGCCATGTGCAGCGCCCCACGCACACCAACACCAGCTGGGAGGCTGCCCGGTTCGAGGTCTACGGCCACCGGTGGGTGCACATCGGGGAGCCGGGGTACGGCGTCGCGGTCATCAACGACTCGACGTACGGACACGATGTCTCCCGCACCACGCGGGAGACGGACGGCGGTACGACGACGACGGTCCGTCTCAGCCTGGTGCGAGCCCCGCGCGTCCCGGACCCGGGGGCGGACCAGGGCAAGCACCGCTTCACCTACGCCCTGTTGCCGGGCGCGACGGTCGAGGACGCCGTCGCCGAGGGGTACGCACTGAACCTGCCGCTGCGGGTCGGCGCCGCGGCCTCGGCCACCCCGGTGGTCACCAGCGACAACCCGGCCGTCACCGTCGAGGCGGTCAAGCTGGCCGACGACGGCTCGGGCGATGTGGTGGTGCGGCTCTACGAGTCGCTGGGCGGCCGGGCGCAGGCGGTTCTGCGCCCGGGCTTCCCGCTGGGCAAAGTACAGGTCACGGACCTGCTGGAGCGCCCGCTCGCGGGGCAGCCCGCAGAGGTATCAGCGGCCCGTGAGGGGGAGGTGGCCGTGACACTACGGCCGTTCCAGATCCTCACCGTGCGGCTGACGCCCGCGGGCTGA